AACGAAAACTTGTTATTCAAAATATTCcaaatctgtcatattttctttGAGAGAAAACGCAGCTGTATGGAGTCGTTGTTGTTTCCGCATTTGTAACCAATCCAAACTTACGTTCTCACAAAGCGTACGTAATCGACCCTGACTCGGATGTGCTACTGCGCATGCCAGCGCCACAACGATTTAAAGGGCCATTtaccttctttcttttcctttttttttcttgggttGAATCATTGTTCTAACAATGGAGGACctaaaagttcaatatttttttcttagatgtatggcagatttatttcgttctttgtttttattgtcttttcatATTGGTgttgtttaaatacaaaggtttcttttatgatttatttgggGGGACAATTTtagacttttccaagattggggGGGTCTGGACCACCTTCCCTTCCGACTCCCCGGGATTTCTCTTGCTATGAGGAGTGCCACCAGCTTTTACCACTGTTATCTATCTTGCATAAATATGAGATTCTATTCCGTTTATATGTCAATGAGTGATATACactattttaaatttgaatgaacTAAATTTATTTAGTCCTAATTGTTCCCTCAATTCCCTTCGTTCTGATATCTCTGCTCTGACCTTCCTTTTAAGTCTGCTGATTGTGTAAAAACAGGCTCTGGCCTTGTGCTTGACAATGTTACTGGTGTGGTAAAATAATCTTTCATTTAGAATTCTAAGATTAAACTTCTCTTTTCTGGGAGTATAAATGATTTAAtcagataaacacacacaaaaaaaagagtgaatGCGCTGTTTATTACTGTCCTATCATTGGCtaggagccatgttggattttgacactggagctggtgaaaaatctgaaactttctCACTTGGAAGTctgacatatttatttttaaaactagaaaCATTTTCGACTAAGCGTATGGATGGATAACGTCTTCTTTGTCACAcacaacaaacagaagaaaagctcCTCTCTCCTGTTGTatcattttatgtctttataGTAGGTATTGGAATCAGAATAAACAAAGGTGCATTTCACAGAATATCTACAAGAGTACGTGAAAAGGAAccacaatattttatattatttcataCATACTAAACAAGTATTTTacaactgaacattttatttcaacaatcagCAAATGTGTAGTGATAGAAATGGTGAGCCTGTTTTAGttcagctgtaaaacaaaaccacagatGGTTTTAAGAATAAAGCTGTAACAGTGCATCATGCTGGTTAAAATGAATATGGCTTCAGTATACAGTACAGTTTTTAAGTGTGTAGTAagcacacttttgttttttttaatacatcttgctttattttatatttaaaaaaagacagaactGACTGCCTACAACACAACATCAGTAGGAAAGGTAAAATACatacaaaccattttaattcCCGATTTCAAAGCATGAAAACAGGAGTTCTGATATCaacatggttaaaaaaaaaaggcacttctGCTTCTTCAGAGCGACTGCTTAAAGAGACAGCATTTGATTAGACCTAATTCTTCATTACtgtatacaaacacaaacatatgaAGATGGAAGTAGATATATTCAATCAGAAAAGTTCAAAAGTCAGTTGATGGAAACATTTGTATAAAGATTATGTTAGCATTAGTGCAACGTCACTTTAGGCGGAGGCTGTCGGAATGACACTTCTACAATGAGTCATGCATAGTGTGTGCTAGCAACGATGTGACGGGACTGCTAGGGGTTACAGACGGTCGCTGAGATACAATCCGAAGctaaaaaccccccaaaaagaaCATTCTAGAGTTTGAACATCTAGAGTTTGCATGATGAGAGGAGGAAGAACACGTGAGGCCGTCACTTATCAAATGAAAGCATACGTTCAGGTGGAAGGAAGGCAGTGTTAGATATATCAGACTTCTTTCACTGTAAAATTTGAAACGCACAGTACAGACCCGAGGCAGCTGCATCGGTCTGAAATTCAAAGATACATCGAGGAGTGAAATCTGTCATCTACTGGGATGAAGTAAGTCAGGTAGGTTTGGTTTGACGTGGAGAATAAAATTCACACAGTACTGTCAGATTTGCCATAAGatgctgtttttgaattttaccACCTCATTTCACCAGCACCACGATGACACCTTGAGAAGACAAGTGGAAatccatctttttttaaaagctgaaaatgttctaCTACACACTGATATtgctttctctcttcttcaaCAATAACCAAACTTTACCTTTAGTTAGTTTAAACAGGGTAAATTTAGAAATAGTTTGCATTTCAGGAGAGGCACAGTGATAatgtagtctttttttttttttttttgcttgtaaGGACTGATTGAAAAAATAACATGGAATAATGAACCTAACCTAGTGTGGAAATTTAAAAGATTAACTTGAAATCTTACCTCCAACTGGAAAGTTCCTTGCAAAAGCATTGAccctttttttacatttaacaaaCAGCAGTGTATTTTAATGAGcttttatgtgacagaaaagtagtgcataattgtgaagtgaatcTAATACCGCACACAATGTTCCTTAGGTGTTACACAgagatggcagcatcatgctgaatTAGGAACCTGTAGTTTTTGTCCAGGCTGGCTGAGCTTAAGACATTTTGCAAGGAAGTCTCAGCAAAAATTTCTTCTTCTACAGTAGATATGCAAATCTggcacaaaaacacagcaaaagacTCGCAACTGAATCAAAAGGTGGTTTTGTTTGACAATTACGCgctactttgtgctggtctgttcacaacatgttaaaaatacaatgaagtttgtgtttgcattttgatGCAAAAATCTCAATTTGGTATAAATGCTTTTGTAAGGCACCATAACAGAATAACACTGGTATCTTTAGGTTTATTATGAATTTATAATTCAATTCTCTGATCCTCACTTTAATCTTTAACTCTCAGTTTTTCCATGTGTTGctttcacaaaaaaaaggatgaacataaaaatcctcaaatgaaatgaaatagaaaatgtaCTCACAAGAAACTTCCACAGCACAGCAAATGTGCTGCCATAACAGTGAACCCTTTATGTTTCTACCAGCGCTTCTCCTACTTGGCTTCACCGTCGATCATGAGAACAAGGCACCGgtagtttgaaagaaaaaaaaaagcagaataatgCCTTCGCACCCTTAAGCTACTCCCTCCTAAAAGTGTTGGTCATGCTGACGGAGGGGAAGCTGCACTAATCTTAATaggaagctgaaaataaaaaagaggtacTGTGGTGGTTTATGCTCCTTTGAGGTGTGGCATGTTTGAAGAACGGTACTCTGCAGAAGAGCTCAGAAATAGTTTACGCTTAGCGGATTTCTCAGAGGTTCATCTCTGCCGAAGAGCGTTTGATGGGAGTGTAAGGCCGTCTGCCGCCCGGCGAGTTCAATTCAATCTTTGAAGGTTCGGATTTTAGAAAGATCTTAGTTTTCACATTAATGTACTCTCATACTGTAGACCACTTTAAAACGATAAATACACCCACACATAGATACCTCTTACTTGGTCCTTGGTTTGCTCAGAGACTAGCTGaataaaaaaagggggaaaaaaaaaagtcttatttttcacttttacatcTCGGTGTAAAAACGTTCAGGTTTGGTCGTCGAGGAGACGGAGGCAGAGAGGTTTAACCCTGCTCCAGGCTCTCAGTGTTCACCGCGGAGTAGGTGGGCGCCGTGGCTTGTCGAGCGAAGAAGGACGcggctctttttggctttaagCGTTTGATTTCTTTgcctaaaacacaaaacaatggaAGCTAGAAATGCTCctcttgcttttatttcatgttCATTTCGAGGACTCACCGTTATCCACGTAGCTGATGGTGTTGAGGGAGTGGACCCTGCTGCACACGACGCTGCTTTGCCTTTGCAGCATCCCGCGGCGCCCTCCGCGGCCGTTCCTGGTGCCGGCTTCCTGTCCGGTGGGCTCCTGAGGAACGCCCGGCTCGTTGACGGCGGCGCCCCCCTCTGACGTAGACATCAGCTCCACGCAGAACTCGATAAAGCCGCTCATTAACTCGGcctagaaaagaaaaagaaaattatttttttgtcacctTTTCTTCTCTGCACAATAAACACCAGATTTAATCTCCATTTTATCTGAAACGGGGAAGCAGAGGCGCATAGCGGGCATACTGGCATCGACGGATTGGACACAAGTGTGATTATGATTTACTGCCTCTGATGTTATGTAATGCCCCTTCGCCATCTGGTGctcaaacaggtttttttttccatcacagcTTTTGATGAGGTAAGACCATTGCACTCATCACCCTCTgcaggaaaaactgaaaatgcaccctttcaaaagtattcataacacttaaaatgtttacttaGTGCATCGTAGTAAAGGGGTCTGAATAGAAATGCATACTACACTTGAGACCATGTAGGCTTCTAtttatgcattattttctgATTATCACCAGCGGTGTCAGGTTACTTAcctctttttttcagttacGAGTAATCTAACGGGTTACTATTTCCAGTCTAGTAATCAGATTAGCTactattttttgtcattttattcagaaaaaaaacatatatttttactttctgaagCTAGAATTTGGTGCTAAACCAGTAAGCGGTGGAGAGAAGAAATTGGTTGAACAGGAAGTAATGAAAGGAAGTGAAGAAATGCTGCTTTTAAACACAGTTGATTCGCTCTGATTGGTATTTTTGTGTTGAGGCGGTGAGGGGCTGTTGTCAACTTAATAAAGTAACTTGTAATCTAACATAGTTGCTTTTAAAATCAAGTTAAGTAAGTCAACTTCTTCaatgattaaaacataaaatcacaataagaaaCATTGACGTTTGTAAAGAGACAAAATCTAGAGGAGTTCAAGGGATGtgaatattttagcaaatatCAGTTGATTATTTTACCATAATTCCCCGTTTTCTTACTTGTTTTGAGTAAATCTTCAGCAGTTTGTTGACGGGAGTGCCGTCTTCCTCCCCGTCAAACTCCAGCCACAAGATGTGCGAGTCCCCCTCCTCCTCGGGGCGACTGTGGTCCCACGAAAGCTCGCTGAAACGCAGCCCGAGCAGCACATGCTGCAACGAGACATGACGACTTTTCATGAGAAGAGGTAAACAGCTAATAACTATCCAACTGTGCACAAAGTTAGAAATATTCCCcccaagaaagaaaaaggcaaagaaaTTCACCTTCTCCTTCACATCCATCACATAAACTCCGTCCAGGCAGATCCCAACACTGACAGCTTTACGTTTTCCCCGTTGGAGGATGCCTTGAACTGGTTTGTCAATCTCCCCGCAGAAAAAGGCGCACCTGATGGTAGATTTGGTGTCaaagcatgaaaacaaacaaccaaacaaaaagtgGCCAATACAGCGGTTCCTACCCGTAATAAGGCAGAGTGTGACACATGCTGAGGTACTGGTGCAGGAGCTGCTGAGGCTCTAGGGAGCTTCCAGTGGATTTGCTGATCTTTCCGTACTCCTCTGAGAGCTTCTGCTCCAGCTCTGCCTGGCGGCTCGATTTCCCCCGCAGAGTGGAGAAAAACCCTCCGCTCCCCATGGCAACGTGAGCCGGCACGAAGGAAGGCAGCTTCTTTTCCCTGCGCGCAACAGAGGGCAAAGGTGAAATTAAATTCTATCCCTGTGTGATAATTCACTGTTGAATCCAACAAGAACAAACACATTCCTGGgtctcatttttttaatgttttgtttactgTGAAAAAAGTGATTATTTGCTCTCGCAGTGTCAAAgatacattaaaattattttacagcaaataCTCTTGGTACAGGGTTGTCTTAATAGGTGACGGCTCCATTATGGATGAAAAGCATAAAACTGAAGCACAACACAACAAATAACATAATGTGCTGGTAAATGGTGTTGCAAGTTCTCCCCCCTTACgaaaattgttttttgattCATCATTGTAATGATAAATTTCAGATATTGatggtaaataaaataaaacaatgtctgAGCAATATACAAACATTAGTAGGTTTTTGGTGATGTTTTGAAAGGAAAATTGGAATCAGACCTGAAAGAAAACTGGCATTGGCCAGTAAAACCCTGATCGGTGCGTCCCCACTTAAATTGTGGTAAAGTTGGTAAAGCTTCCCTTGACATGACGACCAGAATAAGAGACAAACTGCATGTTTGACAGATTCACCTTTTAGAAATGATTCTGTGGCACATTCATCTGATCAGATTccacacagcagcagcttctgaaCATCGGTCCTTCAACATAAACCAACAGATCAACTCACTCACTTACCTGATTTTAGTCGTGATCTGCTGGCTGTCGAGACCAGGCCCCTCTTCAAGAGCGAGGGACAAGGCGCCAAGCCCCGCCCAGTGCTCCGGGTCGCAGGGGTATCGGCCAGAGAGGATGTTGCTCCTGGCCTCCTCGTAGAGAAGTCTCAACACCGCCTCATCTTTAATCTGTGGAGGAGTAGAGACACAATTAGTGTTTTCTAATGCAACGGTGAGCTAAAGAGATTCGTGCAATGAATAACAGTTCCCGTGAATCGGTCATAAAGAATCACAATGAATGCTTCGCAGTGCGGACGCTACCTGCAGCTCTTTAGATTTTGGATAAAACACGTTGCGCCTGTACTGTAGATATGGTTcatctgaggagaaaaaaaagaaaagaaaagcaggaaataaGCATGCGGCAGTGTTTACTGGTTTTTAGGTCATTTAATTTGACACTTAACAAGAGTCTCTCAATTCAGAGTGGAGCACTGAGGCTACAGACAACTCAACCCACTCAGTCCAGGCTGACAACCCTCGAGTGTGGGCAGAACTTCCTacacagacaggaaaaaaaaaaaaaagctttcaaagCAATTAAATACTCCCCTTGATATCTTTGGTGGTGTTTTTAGCCGTTCCCTTTTTCTGGGACTTGGGAGTTAACACATGTGAGCTTTTCCACTTTGATTGCTAATAACcacgaaaaagaaaaaacaaacagcaaactgAGTCACCGGCTCACACCTCACAGCCGTTTAGAAACGAGTAGCACTTCAACAAAAGTCTGCTGTGATGTGTGGTCTGTGTGCGAGAGATACCGGTTCTCTGGTGTAAAACATTGAGCATAAAACTCTAAAAATTTCTCCATTATGCACCTTTGTAAGAACTACTTTAATTCCACAAGGATTGTTACTGtgggaaaaataattatttgcacAGGTTTGCAAGACAAAACAAGTCTCTAAATTCTATTACAGTTAAACTTTAATGTGAAGAAGCACAATATAAACCAACATATATTAAAAggttaaaacttgttttgaaGATTGCACAAAGTCCaactttatatatatagttGGACtttatataaagttttttttcactcatcGTGTCACTGCCTCATTTTCTGGAATTTTGTACAATCATAGAGGACGTCCCACTTACCCTCTGTAAATACAACTAAACAACAATTTATGAGTAAGTTGAGAGAAGAAAGGAaacagctgcagagcagaactgGCACACAGTCATGCACACAACTTCAGGAAACAGGTTTGAGCTCCTCACAAACATTTGATCTGTTctcatagtttttgttttaatcttgaTGGGAAGGTTTTTACATAAACTGGCCCTCAGCTGCAAAAACACTACATCTTGAAAcaactttatgttttctttattacacCTATTTGTAGCCACTACAGCCATGTTTTACTTTGTCCACAGAAGGCTTgcaactaataattattttagttattgattattctgatgattaattggataaaaaattgGCAGTCTACAGATTGATTTATTGAACCACTAAAGccttttttacaaaatactagaaatacattaaaaatacaaatagacaaattaaaattttattgccTGAAATTCAATAACAAAACATTCCTTTATTGTACGCTTGATGATTTGTAGCAAACAATGCATCTGCAGcgaaacaaatatttctaacaaCATTTGAAcagctcagccctttctgctcgACTTACCATCAATATAATTGAGAGCTAATATGCTGACTATGTTTTggattaaatgattaataaatgGGTAGCAAAAGAAGATACTtaaggagttctgggtagaacatgtgtacagacaaaggttttttttatattttaatcttaaatgcaaaattgatatacattttttgaaCACTTACtcaattactgctctgagtgtgttcttcttttagcaaatggctttttttttggctgcatactccagttaacgattaatccaatactaaattagttgacgactgtttcaataattgattcttCACAAATAAATTTTTCCAGCTCTAGTCCACAGCATACAGTCAATCCTCTCATGCAGTCAAAGAGCCATGAAAGCTGATGCTCAGCTATTTTATCCTTACACATTAACACATTAATTagcaaaaaatggaaaaaatgccAGGCGATCTCAGTGTtaaacagccccaggccattaGTATATTCCAAAGAAGACCCTTTGTGCTAACCCCGTTCAAGTTCCCACCTTGTGAAATGTCGTCTTCTGACGCGTCAGTGAATCGATACAGCAGATCCTGCCACTGCCTGCACAGCTTGTACGGCTGATGCCTcaccttcagctgcagctctgcgGAATAAGGCATAAAAGAAAAGGCAATCCAGTTAGCTGTATTTTGAACTTATTAAAAGATGAAAGGATGCccaaatcaattaaaaaaagggTTCTTACCAAGCAATGGAGAGCAGAGCCAAAAGGCGAAAGCATCCGGTGCGGACTCTGGGATCTGCAGGGCTTCACGAACGCTACGGCCCAGCTCCTGCACGGAGACGCTGCCGAGCCCTTCCACGGATAAATGGACCGCACTCTCGCCAAACAAATACACGAGCACGTCCTGAGCTGTGGGACACACACGCAAAAAGTTGTTTACAACAGCACAATGCCggcttttctatttttaataatctaaATAGACTTtgaggcaaaacaaaaacaaaataaaacgagGAGGGAGTTCATTCATTCCTCCATTTTTGATTCGATTGCACCATACCACGGGAAAGCGTTGCGGAAGAAGCCACACTTCCTCTTTGCGAATGATCATCAGACAAATCCGGAGGAAAACTGCAGTTGTCACCCTCCATCTGAAGCACAAACGCCAAAACTTAGAGCAGTTAGAACATTTACACTGCAGCATGTGCAAGCATGTGGAAGAGTCCATGGAAACAAAGAACAAACCGCTCTGTTGTTCCACATGTCCTTAACATAAATTGTGACTTTCCTTGTGCATTTCTAAACTATCTTATTTTACTTGTGAATGCATTGCTGGCGGTCCAGAGTGTGTCCAACCACAATTTTCAtggttgctttatttttgtgataGGCCAGGGGTCAGCAACCTTTTCAATTCAAAGAGCCACTTTTGCCATTGCCACTACAGAATGATATTTGCCTACAGCCGCAAAGGGAAAAGAAGGAATTGTTCATTTGAAAGCCAagaaagttaaattaaaatttctattttagtATTTAGACTAAAAGAGGTTACCTGATCTCGAGTGAACCcgtaaaaagaaagaagaagaaatggaaaaaaaaaaaaaagaacttgaaATGATCTCTAAAAATTTTGCACCATTGGTGACTTTCCGTTGTAAATAAACTATGCAAATATTGCATAAAACATATGAAAGAATTcctaaaacactttttcttatTGGGATTATGATCAAAAACATGTCTTAATTGGTTTTTAAGAGCCACAGGTTGCAGACTCCTGTGATATATCAACAAAAAgttatacatatatacagtatatgtgaggtggaaggaaaataatggtATGATATAATCATAAAGAATACAAcaaaactgcaaacctaccaaaacATTGCTGGCAACCTAAACTTaaactgcagaaagaaaaagagaattaatAAGAGAAGCAGCCATGAGGCACAttgtgactctggaggagctgggaACGTTCACAGCTCAGGTAGGAGAACCTGTTGAAAAGTATTATTTACATCTTCCTCCTTTAGGAGCTGGAGAGTGTAGATTGGGAAAGGACGTTTTGTTTGGTCTATTCTTGAATTGACTTGTGGGTGTAAATACAGATTTCTCCTCTCCAAtctgtgttttaataaacacaaaccTTAGCAGCACCTTTAAAATGTAGATAATAGCGTATATTATATGACCATATTATTTAACACGTATGCTAAAATAAAGCAACTGCCCTTACTGGCAGTCAGTGTGTCGCCTTAAGGGATCCTTACTGGGAATAATTCAACGTACTGAGCGACTGTTGGCCCAAACTTTCcattcttcttctgtttttctttctttctgtttgctttgtttttgtttagtttttttttttaactcaagcAAATTTGTGTTTGGCAAGTTTCTTAAACGTCTAATGCCTTTTTACAGGAAGAAAAGGGAAGCCGTCTGAAAGCCTCAAGGACATTAGTTGATTCCCAACCCATGTCTAACAGGAATAACAGCAATAACAGATAAAGGTCTCGAGGGAAAAATCCATCATCACCAAATCAAATTACCGTTAGCTAATGCTAGCTCAGAGACGAAACAAGTGGCTACGTTAACGATTTAAACATCACCACCCCGGAGTGACGGGTCCTGCTTTTACTTTAgcatgttatgttatgttatgttatgttattcaGGAGCTACTTTGCCAATTTGAACACTTATCTCTGGCCCATCAGCTAACTTTCAATGTTCTTCCCTGCAGTCTGTAGAAATAAATAGATGTTCCGCTCACCTACCTGTATTATGGTAAATTCACCTTCACTCGCTGTGTTTTCCTGGGACAGAATCCTGCTATTGTAACAAAAACTGCTAAATACATGAGTCAACAAACAGTTCGTTCCTGCACTGTTTCTCTAGCGAGGAAGGGTTAGCCAAGCGCCCGAAATTAGCTTTCCGGGCAGGGAGTGTGTGGTAGCTGAACGATTCGATCGTTTTGACCGGTTCCTCATCATAGCGCGTTGTGGTTGATGCCAAAAGCTCTTAACCTCAGCAGGACGGAGAaacttttaaatacaaatactttATTGAAGTGACTGATAGCAAATATCTACCTCTATGGTGGTTTATACTTTCCCCTTTGTCTAAATGAGCGATATGTTTATAGCGAGGCCAAAAAGATTTAATCCCGAAAACAAGTTGAAAGTTAGAGAGCGCGCAGTCGTCACCTTACGTAATTTTGTACGTCATCGTCACTGTAATCCCATCaaggagattttttattttttttatccaagcAAGTCTTTGTTGATCCGTCCACAAATGAGAGAttacaagcaaaataaaaccatgCAAACACAAtagagac
This region of Xiphophorus hellerii strain 12219 chromosome 11, Xiphophorus_hellerii-4.1, whole genome shotgun sequence genomic DNA includes:
- the frmd8 gene encoding FERM domain-containing protein 8 → MEGDNCSFPPDLSDDHSQRGSVASSATLSRAQDVLVYLFGESAVHLSVEGLGSVSVQELGRSVREALQIPESAPDAFAFWLCSPLLELQLKVRHQPYKLCRQWQDLLYRFTDASEDDISQDEPYLQYRRNVFYPKSKELQIKDEAVLRLLYEEARSNILSGRYPCDPEHWAGLGALSLALEEGPGLDSQQITTKIREKKLPSFVPAHVAMGSGGFFSTLRGKSSRQAELEQKLSEEYGKISKSTGSSLEPQQLLHQYLSMCHTLPYYGCAFFCGEIDKPVQGILQRGKRKAVSVGICLDGVYVMDVKEKHVLLGLRFSELSWDHSRPEEEGDSHILWLEFDGEEDGTPVNKLLKIYSKQAELMSGFIEFCVELMSTSEGGAAVNEPGVPQEPTGQEAGTRNGRGGRRGMLQRQSSVVCSRVHSLNTISYVDNGKEIKRLKPKRAASFFARQATAPTYSAVNTESLEQG